The nucleotide sequence GAAGAGGCAACCACAACAGACGTATAATAAACCGCAGATTTGAGATAAGCTTTAATCGATTCACGTGAGTTTGGCGGTTTTCGGACATAGACCTTGATTAAACCGAGCAAAATCACGCAAACCAGAGAAACCGAGAAAACCGAGATGAGCTTGTAGTTCTTGATTCCGGTTTCGTAGAAGGAGAATGCATAAACTAATGGTGGAATTAGGCCGAAGAAAATGTAAGACATGACCGCTACTAAGATATGTATCCGGAAATTATCACGTCTCCCTAACAATTCCTTGTACCGATCTGTCTCTTGATCTGAACTGTTCCTTAAATCTTGAAGCTGCAATAAAAACCAGAACCGGTTAGATCAAGAAACCGTATAAGCATTTTTTTTNAGACGTATAATAAACCGCAGATTTGAGATAAGCTTTAATCGATTCACGTGAGTTTGGCGGTTTTCGGACATAGACCTTGATTAAACCGAGCAAAATCACGCAAACCAGAGAAACCGAGAAAACCGAGATGAGCTTGTAGTTCTTGATTCCGGTTTCGTAGAAGGAGAATGCATAAACTAATGGTGGAATTATGCCGAAGAAAATGTAAGACATGACCGCTACTAAGATATGTATCCGGAAATTATCACGTCTCCCTAACAATTCCTTGTAACGATCTTTCTCTTGATCTGAACTGTTCCTTAAATCTTGAAGCTGCAATAAAAACCAGAACCGGTTAGATCAAGAAACCGtataagcatttttttttgcattcgaAAACGTTTTTAAGGGGTTCGAGTAAATACTTACGTTTTGAGCGAGGACGATGAGCCCACCAGCCAAATTTGCGACAGCAAGAGCCAATATATTGACTGAAACAATAGAACTTTAAatcattatttgtttgttataaacAGAACTAGTCGTATGATTAGTTGATAAACTAAATTTGCATTTATTTGCTAATTAAAAAGTAAACGAAGAATGGTGACTTACTGGTGGAGGAACCAGAGGCAGCGGCCGAGGATACAACGCCGAGGCTGGTGATGGTCTCAGTGAGACCGCCGTAGATAGTGCTCTTTAACAACTCAACGGCGAATCTTTCTCCGTCCGGTTGAGTTTGTGGCAGTGATTGTGTTGTGTTAATACTATTTCTCACCTCTAAATTTACTTCAACTGCATATATTTGCAAATTTTCTTAGGATACAAGACAAATATGTATTGCTGGATTAATCAATACTCAATGTTTTTTTCATTAGACCGTTCTTGATTTCCCAAATTGGAATCAACTTGTCTAGTCCGGTTTAGTTGAGAGGACGAagttaatttattaataatttaacgATAACATTACCTGGTTCCTCAACCGGTTTTGCCCTGATATAATCAAATTGTAAGAACCTTGTTCCTGaaattggattaaaaaaaaccgGGGTCATCAAATTGATAAAACCAAGCAAACCCCCAAAAAAGTGATTTAGAACCGGTTTAGAAAAAGTTTAATTCACCTAACCGGATGAAGTACTTAAGACAAGCCAAGCAAGTGAAGATGATTCCCTCCTCTTTAGCATCTTGAACATCATCTTCAATACGAGTCTCAGGGAGGACATGAACTTTAACCGGTGGCTCCATCACTTCAACGTCGCTTGGTTCGTCAGTTTCATCAACCGGTACATTGAGTTTTAGATCCGTCGACAAATCAACGTGCTTCCCACGTTTCCTTTTCTTGAGAATCACTTTTCTAGTGATACATGAGCTACAACATGGACAGTAAAGCTCATAGTTTTCTTGTGTCGCAAGCAAGTTGTCTAGGTTTGACTTTTCTTCTGAATCCGATGATGATATCTcgctcttttcttcttcttgtccttcTATCTCAGCATTTTCTCTGTTCTGTTGCATTTCGTTCTCTACATTTGCTAAGTTTATGGAGCTCGACTTTAACCAATCTAAACCGTTTTCTTCATTTGAACCTGATTCTTCGTTTGAACCGGAATCTTCGTTTGACTCGGTTTCATTATTTGAACCGGTTTCGCTGACAGTAGTCTCAAGTACTATTGGATCTGAACTGGAACATACTGATGATGTGCTTTCACGAACAGACTTGTTTCCTACGAGAGCAATTAAGAGAAAAGTAAACTAGAGATTGATCTACCGGTTATGAAAGAATGAGTCCGGTTAAAGAATTGGACATAAAagatcaagaaaaataaaaacatgtaaGTGACAAGTTGACTAATAATTGTATGTACCTTGAGATCTATCATCTTCCTCTTCGACTTCCACCTCTATCTCGGCGGTAATCTTGACTGGCGCCGTTGCTACCGCCTTGAATCGAAATTCTCCGGGGAGAACATTATCTTTACCAAATCTATAAGTCTCAAGAAGATCCACCAATAATTCTGCATTTATAATTTCACTCTCTCCGTCCTTCAATCCAAACCAGCTTGCATTGACTGGTGGTCGGTTTGGCTTTTGCATTTCAACACCAATTGTAATCAAAAGGCGTTGCCAAAGATTTCGAGATATGAAGGAGATTACAGATTTGTGACTCtctttcaaaaagaaaacagagttgTGCCTTTTTATTCTCTAGAATCATATTATCTTTACATGTATGACATATAAATAATACCCACGAGGGAAGCACGAggtgttaaattattttttcgtaATTTCTAACGATTAACTTCAAAAATTGCTCCACATTACAATTGGATTTTTGGTAATAAGGGAAGGTGTCAATTGTCATAGACTAATACTGTAGTTAAGTTACTTAAGTAGCACTCTATTTTGCAACCTTTTAATACTCCATATGAGTAATAAGTATTAGCAGTAATACTACGAATCACTTTAAAAGCTTACATAGTTTCTTTATGAAAATGATAGTGTTTGTACTAAGTTAACTTATTTCTTCGTTTCACTGAAAAGTAATTAGTCAACCAACAATAAATAGAGTTCCACAACATTTCATTACCTAATCATTTAATACACGAGTCACACAAGTTGATTCTTACACAATAAGGGGTTGTTATTgaataatggattttaaaagaatttgatgTATTTTGGAATCCAGCGTTATTCAATTAGGTATTTGAAAAAGTACATTAAAATCTAATGTTATTagattatgtatttatttgatGGATTTTAGAATTCTAAACACTGTTATTCAATGTCCATTGGATTTGGTGTCATTTTAGATTTCAACATATTTCACTCcaaaaagatgaacaaacacaatcccACATATTTCTCAAGTATTTcaatctctctatctttctctcttttttcaaaattgattcaGGAGATTAATCtaagaattaagaaataaaatatagctCTGGCCAAAACACCACTGTGATCTTTCATTTTGGGACTTGACACAGTTTGCAGATCCTCAGATCTGATTCTGCCTATCAAATTCACTGTTTACacaattttattagtttttcttcctttttttgtttttttttttgaataaagttCAGGATTAAAAACTCTTCTATCTCTGGTTTCATTTTGATTGAAGATGTtagtttctcttgtttttgtttcatctgaTTGAAGAACAAGGGAGAAATCACATAAAAAGGAAACCCTAAAAGATT is from Camelina sativa cultivar DH55 chromosome 20, Cs, whole genome shotgun sequence and encodes:
- the LOC104772526 gene encoding membrane protein of ER body 2-like; its protein translation is MQKPNRPPVNASWFGLKDGESEIINAELLVDLLETYRFGKDNVLPGEFRFKAVATAPVKITAEIEVEVEEEDDRSQGNKSVRESTSSVCSSSDPIVLETTVSETGSNNETESNEDSGSNEESGSNEENGLDWLKSSSINLANVENEMQQNRENAEIEGQEEEKSEISSSDSEEKSNLDNLLATQENYELYCPCCSSCITRKVILKKRKRGKHVDLSTDLKLNVPVDETDEPSDVEVMEPPVKVHVLPETRIEDDVQDAKEEGIIFTCLACLKYFIRLGTRFLQFDYIRAKPVEEPVEVNLEVRNSINTTQSLPQTQPDGERFAVELLKSTIYGGLTETITSLGVVSSAAASGSSTINILALAVANLAGGLIVLAQNLQDLRNSSDQEKDRYKELLGRRDNFRIHILVAVMSYIFFGIIPPLVYAFSFYETGIKNYKLISVFSVSLVCVILLGLIKVYVRKPPNSRESIKAYLKSALQDLRNSSDQETDRYKELLGRRDNFRIHILVAVMSYIFFGLIPPLVYAFSFYETGIKNYKLISVFSVSLVCVILLGLIKVYVRKPPNSRESIKAYLKSAVYYTSVVVASSGISYVVGDIMGQYIGKLSWISLDQVNITSPFDGIKPEGYRFTSF